The following coding sequences are from one Streptomyces venezuelae window:
- the prfB gene encoding peptide chain release factor 2, producing MAVVDVSEELKSLSSTMESIEAVLDLDKMRADIAVLEEQAAAPSLWDDPDAAQKITSKLSHLQAEVRKAEALRGRIDDLSVLFEMAEEEDDPDTRAEAESELESVKKALDEMEVRTLLSGEYDAREAVVTIRAEAGGVDASDFAEKLQRMYLRWAERHGYKTELYETSYAEEAGIKSTTFAVNVPYAYGTLSVEQGTHRLVRISPFDNQGRRQTSFAGVEILPVVEQTDHIEIDESELRIDVYRSSGPGGQGVNTTDSAVRLTHLPTGIVVSCQNERSQIQNKATAMNVLQAKLLERRRQEEQAKMNALKGDGGNSWGNQMRSYVLHPYQMVKDLRTEFEVGNPESVFNGEIDGFLEAGIRWRKQQEK from the coding sequence GACCTCGACAAGATGAGGGCCGATATCGCCGTGCTCGAGGAGCAGGCGGCCGCACCGTCCCTCTGGGACGACCCCGACGCGGCGCAGAAGATCACCAGCAAGCTGAGCCACCTCCAGGCGGAGGTCAGGAAGGCCGAAGCGCTCCGTGGGCGCATCGACGACCTCAGCGTGCTCTTCGAGATGGCCGAGGAGGAGGACGACCCGGACACCCGCGCCGAGGCGGAGTCCGAGCTCGAGTCCGTCAAGAAGGCGCTGGACGAGATGGAGGTCAGGACCCTCCTCTCCGGGGAGTACGACGCGCGTGAGGCCGTCGTCACCATCCGCGCCGAGGCCGGAGGCGTCGACGCCTCCGACTTCGCGGAGAAGCTGCAGCGCATGTACCTGCGCTGGGCCGAGCGCCACGGCTACAAGACGGAGCTCTACGAGACGTCGTACGCGGAAGAGGCCGGCATCAAGTCGACCACCTTCGCCGTGAACGTCCCGTACGCCTACGGAACGCTCTCCGTCGAGCAGGGCACCCACCGCCTCGTGCGCATCTCGCCCTTCGACAACCAGGGCCGCCGCCAGACCTCCTTCGCCGGCGTCGAGATCCTCCCCGTGGTGGAGCAGACCGACCACATCGAGATCGACGAGAGCGAGCTGCGCATCGACGTGTACCGCTCGTCGGGCCCCGGCGGCCAGGGCGTCAACACGACGGACTCCGCGGTCCGCCTGACCCACCTGCCGACCGGCATCGTCGTCTCCTGTCAGAACGAGCGCTCGCAGATCCAGAACAAGGCGACCGCGATGAACGTCCTCCAGGCGAAGCTCCTCGAGCGTCGCCGCCAGGAGGAGCAGGCCAAGATGAACGCCCTCAAGGGTGACGGCGGCAACTCCTGGGGCAACCAGATGCGTTCGTACGTCCTGCACCCCTACCAGATGGTGAAGGACCTGCGGACGGAGTTCGAGGTCGGCAACCCCGAGTCCGTCTTCAACGGCGAGATCGACGGTTTCCTGGAAGCCGGAATTCGCTGGCGCAAGCAGCAGGAGAAGTAA
- a CDS encoding LPXTG cell wall anchor domain-containing protein → MTKKTRIRVARIAAGAVIAAGASLTAAGAASALDVGVDLGGVSADAHADETGVGVDVDVPGPGDETPPGDPEIPGPEDPENPGDPDPGEPTEEPTEPTEEPTEPTEDPEPTEDPTDPSDPPTSDPTDPTDPDDGNGNGGGSNGGGGGNDNNPDGGSSPVEQGKGKDSLTDTGSKPVEQGGNNAQPTADKGELAETGATETTFLLIGAATMIAGGIGFRILPRLVGNRGAAA, encoded by the coding sequence ATGACAAAGAAGACGCGGATCCGTGTCGCGCGGATAGCCGCGGGCGCCGTGATCGCCGCGGGCGCCTCGCTGACCGCCGCGGGTGCCGCATCGGCCCTCGACGTGGGCGTCGACCTCGGCGGTGTGAGCGCGGACGCTCACGCGGACGAGACCGGCGTCGGCGTGGACGTGGACGTTCCGGGTCCGGGCGACGAGACCCCTCCGGGCGACCCGGAGATCCCCGGCCCCGAGGACCCCGAGAACCCGGGCGACCCGGACCCGGGTGAGCCCACCGAGGAGCCCACCGAGCCCACCGAGGAGCCCACGGAGCCCACCGAGGACCCGGAGCCCACAGAGGACCCGACCGACCCCTCCGACCCGCCCACCTCGGACCCGACCGACCCGACCGACCCGGACGACGGGAACGGCAACGGCGGCGGCAGCAACGGCGGCGGGGGCGGCAACGACAACAACCCCGACGGCGGCTCCAGCCCCGTCGAGCAGGGCAAGGGCAAGGACAGCCTGACCGACACCGGCTCCAAGCCGGTCGAGCAGGGCGGCAACAACGCCCAGCCGACGGCCGACAAGGGCGAGCTCGCCGAGACCGGCGCCACCGAGACGACGTTCCTGCTGATCGGCGCCGCGACGATGATCGCCGGCGGCATCGGCTTCCGCATCCTGCCGCGCCTCGTCGGCAACCGCGGCGCCGCTGCCTGA